From Epinephelus lanceolatus isolate andai-2023 chromosome 2, ASM4190304v1, whole genome shotgun sequence, one genomic window encodes:
- the LOC144458709 gene encoding adhesion G-protein coupled receptor G5-like isoform X1 encodes MELWLLCWLVLSLVSHNITFQKGSGRCKMFNGRKPKPPDGKKCMEDVNNLLGNGKHCDSIEAVKALEEFLEKTEMNETKAMSVGRLVAVLHKQKGPFRGLKLYANDDAAKSDEAVTNSKVSVRLPRELDIGSDNMVVFCMLTWPEANGIIWGNKDVLYESRLVGLSVGGKKISGLREYVNITWNLTVNETQEPRCVFFNFSTKEYSSEGCETVWERGQSDVTCSCNHLTYFGVLMVSPSSLSDVDLEVLSYITLIGCSLSLFTLVITVLLFITNRKARADVSMKVHINLVIALILLNLHFLPSQAVAALSSTGLCLYMALSLHYSLLATFSWMALEGFHLYLLLVRVFNIYVRRYLLKLSAVGWGIPAIVVALVVIIDRSAYGRVPLDFDNPNSTKICYIGDTTVKTVTTVGVFGLVFLFDVIMLGVTFRHVVSLHRIKEFGKSDPGRAKRDICTLLGVTTLLGITWGLVFFSFGYLTTPGLYLFCILNSLQGLFIFLWFVMSLRKTENPSAKTSSETRSTNS; translated from the exons ATGGAGCTGTGGCTCCTCTGTTGGCTGGTCCTGTCTTTGGTGTCTCATAACATCACCTTTCAAAAGGGTTCAGGTCGTTGTAAAATGTTCAACGGAAGGAAACCTA AGCCTCCAGACGGCAAAAAGTGTATGGAAGACGTGAACAACCTTTTGGGAAACGGAAAACACTGTGACTCTATTGA AGCAGTGAAGGCCCTAGAGGAGTTTCTAGAGAAAACAGAGATGAATGAGACTAAAGCCATGTCTGTCGGCCGTTTGGTGGCTGTTCTGCACAAACAAAAAGGCCCCTTCAGAGGTCTTAAACTTTATGCTAATGATGATGCG GCAAAGTCAGACGAGGCTGTCACCAACAGCAAAGTGAGCGTTCGACTGCCGAGAGAGTTGGATATTGGATCAGACAACATGGTTGTGTTCTGCATGCTTACCTGGCCAGAAGCAAATGGG ATCATATGGGGAAACAAAGATGTATTATATGAGAGCAGACTGGTTGGCCTGAGTGTGGGGGGCAAGAAAATTTCCGGACTACGGGAGTATGTCAACATCACATGGAATcttactgtaaat GAGACCCAAGAACCCAGGTGTGTCTTCTTTAACTTTTCAACCAAGG AATACAGCAGCGAGGGCTGTGAAACAGTGTGGGAACGTGGTCAGAGTGACGTCACCTGCTCCTGTAATCACCTCACATACTTTGGTGTGCTCATG GTGTCTCCTTCCTCCTTGTCAGATGTAGACCTGGAGGTTCTGTCATacatcactctgattggctgtagtctttctCTTTTTACCCTGGTCATCACTGTTCTGCTCTTCATCACAAATAG AAAAGCCAGAGCAGATGTCTCCATGAAAGTCCACATCAACCTTGTCATTGCCCTGATCCTCCTCAACCTGCACTTCCTCCCAAGCCAGGCGGTGGCAGCACTGTCCTCCACTGGGCTTTGCCTTTACATGGCCCTCTCTCTTCATTACTCCCTGCTGGCCACTTTCAGTTGGATGGCCCTGGAGGGTTTCCACCTCTACCTCCTCTTGGTCAGAGTCTTCAACATCTATGTCAGGAGATACTTGCTCAAACTCAGTGCGGTGGGATGGG GTATCCCTGCAATCGTAGTGGCCCTAGTGGTCATCATTGACAGAAGCGCATATGGACGTGTCCCTCTTGACTTCGATAACCCCAACAGCACTAAAAT ATGCTATATAGGTGATACTACAGTGAAGACAGTGACTACAGTTGGAGTATTTGGCTTGGTGTTCCTCTTTGATGTGATCATGTTAGGGGTGACATTCAGACACGTTGTGAGTCTCCACCGAATCAAAGAG TTTGGGAAGAGTGACCCTGGTAGAGCCAAGAGAGACATCTGTACCCTGCTGGGAGTCACTACACTGCTTGGCATTACCTGGGGCCTGGTCTTCTTCTCATTTGGCTACCTGACCACTCCTGGCCTCTATCTCTTCTGCATCCTGAACTCACTGCAAG GTTTATTCATCTTCCTGTGGTTTGTGATGTCTTTGAGAAAGACTGAGAACCCATCGGCTAAGACGAGTAGTGAAACACGCAGCACCAACAGCTAA
- the LOC117255494 gene encoding adhesion G-protein coupled receptor G5-like: MGEQSNKKRGTERGGERNKGTSAIFQNNHIFRASCTMAPLLLLLLLPGSLACHVHLSISDGNINFTINTSHTVITDNRPDTVTSSEDGFPCHIECTLSNLTVWRNKSFDCFKAEETRGPNMTEYRITQDSSCSVYMCTDTSILPLIASLASNNSGQTAMMQLSHIRYSCPELFSSNHQVKRAFISAEKKMIDDIMGTSQPEPGGFVYCNLKDFSMNVYNISEADLNSINSRIQLKAPQLLPENKSYIPDVWLPAYALRTIPKEKRIIGLVSYMQHSQFQFKQEEISSMVLRIELLGEQLHNLTTPIKMTFRIPPHTDVGSLIKLNESLQCHYFNENEWLWKTDGCETNGSQTEIICSCDHATPFAVLLIREPIAEIHWKILSYISYIGCGLSAFFTALSLVIYVFSRKHKLHYSISIHVSLSGALFLLNSTFLLTEWGPKVKPDWVCVFIAAFMHYALLCCFTWMAIEALHLYLLLIKVFNTYFKHYLVKLSLAGWGIPGVIVAVSLGVKDFKQFYGVTQMTIADTNQTNAICWITDDSFFYSLNLVYFTLIFIFNSGILMAVASNICKMKRVFRNKSKLGVQADGETWNDSRFSESCRSGLTVMGLTCLMGTTWGLAFLGSGYVNYPILYLFCILNSTQGFFIFLWICLSAKKQRKRDMEDKLSSTPVKSSGVKFD; this comes from the exons ATGGGAGAGCAATCTAACAAGAAGAGAGGGACAGAAAGAGGAGGGGAAAGGAACAAAGGAACTTCTGCTATTTTTCAAAACAA TCACATATTCAGAGCAAGCTGCACAATGGCTCCCTTACTGCTGTTACTACTACTGCCCGGATCGCTGGCCTGCCATg TTCATCTCAGCATTTCAGATGGTAACATTAACTTTACCATTAACACCAGCCACACTGTAATTACTGACAATCGGCCTGATACTGTGACAAGTTCAGAGGATGGATTTCCCTGCCACATTGAATGCACGCTCAGCAACTTGACCGTATGGCGCAATAAATCATTTGATTGCTTCAAGGCTGAAGAGACACGAGGTCCCAACATGACCGAGTACAGAATAACACAAG ATAGCAGTTGCAGTGTCTACATGTGCACCGACACTAGCATCTTGCCACTCATTGCTTCACTGGCTAGTAACAACTCTGGCCAGACAGCAATGATGCAACTCTCCCACATAAGGTATAGCTGTCCAGAGCTCTTCAGTAGCAACCATCAAGTCAAGAGAGCCTTTATAAG TGcggaaaaaaagatgattgaTGACATCATGGGAACATCCCAGCCTGAGCCTGGAGGCTTTGTTTACTGCAACCTGAAAGACTTTTCTATGAATGTGTACAACATCAGTGAGGCTGACCTCAACTCCATAAACTCCAGGATCCAGCTAAAAGCCCCACAG CTGCTGCCTGAAAACAAGTCATACATCCCTGACGTTTGGCTGCCTGCGTATGCCCTTCGCACTATCCCAAAGGAGAAGAGGATCATTGGTTTGGTCAGCTACATGCAGCACAGCCAGTTCCAA TTTAAACAGGAGGAAATCTCATCGATGGTTCTCAGGATAGAGCTACTGGGCGAACAACTTCATAATCTGACAACACCAATCAAGATGACTTTCAGAATTCCTCCACACACAGATGTGGGAAGTCTAATTAAGCTT AATGAATCATTACAGTGTCActattttaatgaaaatg AGTGGCTCTGGAAAACAGATGGCTGTGAGACCAATGGTAGCCAGACTGAGATCATTTGCAGCTGTGACCATGCAACACCTTTTGCTGTCCTACTG ATCAGAGAGCCAATTGCAGAAATCCACTGGAAAATCCTGTCATACATCAGTTACATAGGCTGTGGCCTGTCTGCGTTCTTCACTGCTTTGTCCCTGGTGATATATGTCTTCAGTCG AAAGCACAAACTGCATTACTCCATCTCTATCCACGTTTCTCTGAGCGGGGCCTTGTTTCTGCTCAACTCAACCTTCCTGCTGACCGAATGGGGGCCCAAAGTGAAGCCGGACTGGGTGTGCGTGTTTATCGCCGCTTTCATGCATTATGCTTTGCTCTGCTGTTTCACCTGGATGGCCATAGAGGCACTTCACCTCTATCTACTGCTGATAAAGGTGTTTAACACTTACTTCAAACACTACCTGGTCAAACTGTCTCTTGCTGGATGGG GGATCCCTGGTGTAATCGTAGCAGTCTCTTTGGGAGTGAAGGACTTCAAACAGTTTTACGGAGTTACACAAATGACCATTGCTGATACTAATCAAACTAACGCCAT CTGCTGGATCACTGATGACTCTTTCTTCTACTCCTTGAACCTGGTGTATTTCACCCTTATATTCATCTTCAACTCTGGCATATTGATGGCAGTGGCCTCTAACATCTGCAAGATGAAACGAGTGTTCAGGAACAAGTCCAAGCTTGGAGTGCAGGCTGATGGAGAAACATGGAACGACTCGAGGTTCAGTGAGTCCTGCAGGAGTGGCCTCACTGTGATGGGTCTTACCTGCCTGATGGGGACCACCTGGGGCCTGGCCTTCCTGGGCTCAGGATATGTCAACTACCCCATCCTCTACCTCTTCTGCATCCTCAACTCCACACAAG GTTTCTTTATTTTCCTGTGGATCTGCCTGTCGGCCAagaagcagaggaagagagacatggaggacAAACTGTCCTCTACTCCTGTGAAGTCTTCAGGAGTCAAATTTGATTAG
- the LOC144458709 gene encoding adhesion G-protein coupled receptor G5-like isoform X2, with translation MKALEEFLEKTEMNETKAMSVGRLVAVLHKQKGPFRGLKLYANDDAAKSDEAVTNSKVSVRLPRELDIGSDNMVVFCMLTWPEANGIIWGNKDVLYESRLVGLSVGGKKISGLREYVNITWNLTVNETQEPRCVFFNFSTKEYSSEGCETVWERGQSDVTCSCNHLTYFGVLMVSPSSLSDVDLEVLSYITLIGCSLSLFTLVITVLLFITNRKARADVSMKVHINLVIALILLNLHFLPSQAVAALSSTGLCLYMALSLHYSLLATFSWMALEGFHLYLLLVRVFNIYVRRYLLKLSAVGWGIPAIVVALVVIIDRSAYGRVPLDFDNPNSTKICYIGDTTVKTVTTVGVFGLVFLFDVIMLGVTFRHVVSLHRIKEFGKSDPGRAKRDICTLLGVTTLLGITWGLVFFSFGYLTTPGLYLFCILNSLQGLFIFLWFVMSLRKTENPSAKTSSETRSTNS, from the exons A TGAAGGCCCTAGAGGAGTTTCTAGAGAAAACAGAGATGAATGAGACTAAAGCCATGTCTGTCGGCCGTTTGGTGGCTGTTCTGCACAAACAAAAAGGCCCCTTCAGAGGTCTTAAACTTTATGCTAATGATGATGCG GCAAAGTCAGACGAGGCTGTCACCAACAGCAAAGTGAGCGTTCGACTGCCGAGAGAGTTGGATATTGGATCAGACAACATGGTTGTGTTCTGCATGCTTACCTGGCCAGAAGCAAATGGG ATCATATGGGGAAACAAAGATGTATTATATGAGAGCAGACTGGTTGGCCTGAGTGTGGGGGGCAAGAAAATTTCCGGACTACGGGAGTATGTCAACATCACATGGAATcttactgtaaat GAGACCCAAGAACCCAGGTGTGTCTTCTTTAACTTTTCAACCAAGG AATACAGCAGCGAGGGCTGTGAAACAGTGTGGGAACGTGGTCAGAGTGACGTCACCTGCTCCTGTAATCACCTCACATACTTTGGTGTGCTCATG GTGTCTCCTTCCTCCTTGTCAGATGTAGACCTGGAGGTTCTGTCATacatcactctgattggctgtagtctttctCTTTTTACCCTGGTCATCACTGTTCTGCTCTTCATCACAAATAG AAAAGCCAGAGCAGATGTCTCCATGAAAGTCCACATCAACCTTGTCATTGCCCTGATCCTCCTCAACCTGCACTTCCTCCCAAGCCAGGCGGTGGCAGCACTGTCCTCCACTGGGCTTTGCCTTTACATGGCCCTCTCTCTTCATTACTCCCTGCTGGCCACTTTCAGTTGGATGGCCCTGGAGGGTTTCCACCTCTACCTCCTCTTGGTCAGAGTCTTCAACATCTATGTCAGGAGATACTTGCTCAAACTCAGTGCGGTGGGATGGG GTATCCCTGCAATCGTAGTGGCCCTAGTGGTCATCATTGACAGAAGCGCATATGGACGTGTCCCTCTTGACTTCGATAACCCCAACAGCACTAAAAT ATGCTATATAGGTGATACTACAGTGAAGACAGTGACTACAGTTGGAGTATTTGGCTTGGTGTTCCTCTTTGATGTGATCATGTTAGGGGTGACATTCAGACACGTTGTGAGTCTCCACCGAATCAAAGAG TTTGGGAAGAGTGACCCTGGTAGAGCCAAGAGAGACATCTGTACCCTGCTGGGAGTCACTACACTGCTTGGCATTACCTGGGGCCTGGTCTTCTTCTCATTTGGCTACCTGACCACTCCTGGCCTCTATCTCTTCTGCATCCTGAACTCACTGCAAG GTTTATTCATCTTCCTGTGGTTTGTGATGTCTTTGAGAAAGACTGAGAACCCATCGGCTAAGACGAGTAGTGAAACACGCAGCACCAACAGCTAA